A single genomic interval of Bacteroidota bacterium harbors:
- a CDS encoding OmpH family outer membrane protein, whose product MSSKLTSQKLLILVIILTGISLFISLFLLISNSSNSKIGYVKIEQVYEEFDLKKQLSSQLSSLQIKRKNEMDSLGLKIKMLESQLKNQNKPSESEVTFYKQLLDEYEIRSDQYNEEETRISSTFNEQIVNQINRYIKEYAIMNNYSIIHGTDGNGNIMYAEEDLDVTNKVIQYINKKHAGFN is encoded by the coding sequence ATGTCAAGCAAACTCACATCTCAAAAGTTATTAATTCTAGTGATTATTCTAACAGGAATATCGCTATTTATCAGTTTGTTTTTACTAATAAGTAACTCTAGTAATTCAAAAATCGGGTATGTAAAAATAGAACAAGTTTACGAAGAATTTGATTTGAAGAAACAATTGAGTAGTCAATTAAGTAGTCTTCAGATTAAGAGAAAAAACGAAATGGATAGTCTTGGGCTTAAAATCAAGATGTTAGAAAGTCAACTTAAAAACCAAAATAAACCTAGTGAATCAGAGGTGACATTTTATAAGCAATTGCTTGACGAGTATGAAATACGTTCAGATCAATACAATGAAGAAGAGACAAGAATCAGTAGTACATTTAATGAGCAAATAGTGAATCAAATCAACAGATATATAAAAGAATATGCAATAATGAATAACTATAGCATTATTCATGGAACTGATGGTAACGGGAATATTATGTATGCAGAAGAAGACCTAGATGTAACAAACAAAGTAATTCAATACATCAATAAAAAACATGCAGGGTTTAATTAA